The Phragmites australis chromosome 15, lpPhrAust1.1, whole genome shotgun sequence genome window below encodes:
- the LOC133892146 gene encoding non-specific lipid-transfer protein C6-like, whose translation MAPAAPSNKLTLIAFLVAFAVVAPNLQPSAAIRVEAAVTAVAPPPDGDVLPPLPPQPRECRSWLLRMMPCAGFLTNSSVYSPESNCCDGFNSMFTMDTVTCLCHVVNGDVVRLLPAPMHHMRMVELFSVCGHDVRVDVLAAACKLMDGVPPIDPPNPAPSAPSPSFVRLPERASGVPSFSASSS comes from the exons ATGGCGCCAGCCGCTCCATCCAACAAGCTCACCCTGATCGCTTTTCTCGTCGCCTTCGCCGTGGTCGCACCCAACCTGCAGCCATCCGCAGCGATCAGAGTCGAAGCAGCAGTTACGGCCGTTGCCCCGCCCCCTGACGGTGATGTtttgccgccgctgccgccgcagccaAGAGAGTGTCGGTCATGGTTGCTGCGGATGATGCCGTGCGCCGGCTTCCTCACCAACTCAAGCGTATATTCGCCTGAGAGCAACTGCTGCGACGGCTTCAACTCAATGTTCACCATGGACACAGTCACCTGCTTGTGCCACGTCGTGAATGGCGACGTCGTCCGGCTTCTGCCGGCACCGATGCATCACATGCGCATGGTGGAGCTCTTCTCGGTGTGTGGCCACGATGTACGAGTAGACGTACTTGCCGCGGCCTGCAAACTAA TGGATGGAGTGCCGCCGATAGACCCTCCGAATCCTGCACCGTCGGCAccgtcgccatc ATTCGTACGTTTACCAGAGCGCGCGAGTGGTGTCCCTAGTTTCTCTGCGTCGTCGTCGTAG